A single region of the Pseudomonas sp. B21-023 genome encodes:
- the folK gene encoding 2-amino-4-hydroxy-6-hydroxymethyldihydropteridine diphosphokinase yields MTTRAYIGLGSNLDEPAEQLRSALQALDLIAETRLTAASALYTSDSLLPGQPRYTNAVAAIDTALTPLDLLDALQAIENGQGRVRKERWGPRTLDLDMLLFGDQVIDAPRLKVPHYHMHARPFVLYPLAELVPASFRLADGRPLAQLLEDCPFVGLERL; encoded by the coding sequence ATGACCACCCGTGCGTACATCGGCCTGGGCAGCAACCTGGATGAGCCCGCCGAGCAGCTGCGCAGCGCCCTGCAGGCGCTGGACCTGATCGCCGAGACGCGCCTGACGGCGGCCTCGGCGCTCTACACCAGCGATTCGCTGCTGCCGGGCCAGCCACGCTACACCAACGCCGTGGCGGCCATCGACACGGCACTGACACCGCTGGACCTGCTGGACGCCCTGCAGGCCATCGAAAACGGCCAGGGCCGCGTACGCAAGGAGCGCTGGGGCCCACGCACCCTCGACCTGGACATGCTGCTGTTCGGCGACCAGGTCATCGATGCCCCGCGCCTGAAAGTGCCGCACTACCACATGCACGCCCGCCCCTTCGTGCTGTACCCGCTCGCCGAGCTGGTGCCCGCCAGCTTCCGCCTTGCCGACGGCCGCCCCCTCGCGCAACTGCTCGAGGACTGCCCGTTCGTCGGCCTGGAACGCCTGTAA
- a CDS encoding helix-turn-helix transcriptional regulator, with protein sequence MELLDIFKALSNRTRLEILKGLKDPVKHFPPQDEGDVHTVGVCVSSIQEGVGLSQSTVSDYLATLQRAGLVEVRRIGQWTYYKRNEAAISALAELIGSEL encoded by the coding sequence ATGGAACTGCTCGACATATTCAAGGCACTCTCGAACCGTACCCGTCTCGAGATCCTCAAAGGCCTGAAAGACCCGGTGAAACACTTTCCTCCCCAGGACGAAGGTGACGTTCATACGGTGGGCGTCTGTGTGAGCAGCATCCAGGAAGGCGTGGGGCTATCGCAGTCGACGGTATCCGACTACCTGGCCACCCTGCAGCGCGCAGGCCTGGTCGAAGTCCGGCGCATTGGCCAGTGGACCTATTACAAGCGTAACGAAGCCGCCATCAGCGCGCTCGCCGAGCTGATCGGGAGTGAGTTGTAG
- the pgi gene encoding glucose-6-phosphate isomerase, whose translation MAYYRTPHDVTALPAWQALQQHRDAMQGFSMREAFAADGKRFDQFSLSSCGLFLDYSKNLITEQTRDLLVNLAKEVDLEAAIKSMFSGEIINASEGRPVLHTALRRPVGDKLSVNGVNVMPEVHKVLNQITELVGRIHDGLWRGYSEKPITDVVNIGIGGSFLGPELVSEALLPYAQRGVRCHYLANIDGSEFHELSANLRAETTLFIVSSKSFNTLETLKNAMAARTWYLAQGGSEAELYRHFIAVSSNKAAAVAFGIREENIFPMWDWVGGRYSLWSAIGLPIALAIGTANFKELLSGAYTMDQHFQTAPFEKNMPVLLALLGVWYGNFWGARSHAILPYDHYLRNITKHLQQLDMESNGKSVLTDGTPVQTETGPVIWGGVGCNGQHAYHQLLHQGTQLIPADFIVPVVSFNPVADHHQWLYANCLSQSQALMLGKTREEAEAELRAKGLNQDDIAKLAPHKVIPGNRPSNTLVVERISPRRLGALVAMYEHKVFVQSVVWGINAFDQWGVELGKELGKGVYQRLVGAQEDSAEDGSTQGLINYFRGRHRG comes from the coding sequence ATGGCGTATTACCGTACCCCCCACGATGTGACGGCGCTGCCCGCCTGGCAGGCGCTCCAGCAACACCGCGACGCCATGCAGGGCTTCAGCATGCGCGAAGCCTTCGCCGCCGACGGCAAGCGCTTCGACCAGTTCTCCTTGAGCAGCTGCGGCCTGTTTCTCGACTACTCGAAGAACCTGATCACCGAGCAGACCCGAGACCTGCTGGTCAACCTGGCCAAGGAAGTCGACCTGGAAGCAGCCATCAAGTCGATGTTCAGCGGCGAGATCATCAACGCCTCCGAAGGCCGCCCGGTGCTGCACACCGCCCTGCGCCGCCCGGTCGGCGACAAGCTCAGCGTGAACGGCGTCAACGTGATGCCTGAAGTGCACAAGGTGCTCAACCAGATCACCGAACTGGTCGGGCGCATCCACGACGGCCTGTGGCGCGGCTACAGCGAGAAGCCGATCACCGACGTGGTCAACATCGGCATCGGCGGCTCGTTCCTGGGCCCCGAGCTGGTCTCCGAGGCTCTGCTGCCCTACGCCCAGCGCGGCGTGCGCTGCCACTACCTGGCAAACATCGACGGTAGCGAGTTCCATGAACTGTCGGCCAACCTGCGCGCCGAGACCACCCTGTTCATCGTGTCGTCGAAGTCGTTCAACACCCTCGAAACCCTGAAGAACGCCATGGCCGCGCGTACCTGGTACCTGGCCCAGGGCGGATCGGAAGCCGAGCTGTACCGCCACTTCATCGCCGTGTCGAGCAACAAGGCCGCGGCCGTGGCCTTCGGCATCCGCGAAGAGAACATCTTCCCGATGTGGGACTGGGTCGGCGGGCGTTACTCGCTGTGGTCGGCCATCGGCCTGCCGATCGCCCTGGCCATCGGCACCGCCAACTTCAAGGAGCTGCTGTCCGGCGCCTACACCATGGACCAGCACTTCCAGACCGCGCCGTTCGAGAAGAACATGCCGGTGCTGCTGGCCTTGCTGGGCGTGTGGTACGGCAACTTCTGGGGCGCCCGCAGCCACGCGATCCTGCCGTACGACCACTACCTGCGCAACATCACCAAGCACCTGCAGCAGCTGGACATGGAGTCCAACGGCAAGAGCGTGCTGACCGATGGCACGCCGGTACAGACCGAAACCGGCCCGGTGATCTGGGGCGGCGTCGGCTGCAACGGCCAACATGCCTACCACCAGTTGCTGCACCAGGGCACCCAGCTGATCCCGGCCGACTTCATCGTGCCTGTAGTGAGCTTCAACCCGGTGGCCGACCATCACCAGTGGCTGTACGCCAACTGCCTGTCGCAGAGCCAGGCACTGATGCTCGGCAAGACCCGCGAGGAAGCCGAGGCCGAACTGCGCGCCAAGGGCCTGAACCAGGACGACATCGCCAAGCTGGCGCCGCACAAGGTGATCCCGGGCAACCGCCCGAGCAACACCCTGGTGGTCGAGCGCATCAGCCCTCGCCGCCTTGGCGCGCTGGTGGCAATGTACGAACACAAGGTGTTCGTGCAAAGCGTGGTCTGGGGCATCAACGCCTTCGACCAGTGGGGCGTGGAGCTGGGCAAGGAACTGGGCAAGGGTGTGTACCAGCGCCTGGTCGGCGCCCAGGAAGACAGCGCCGAGGATGGCTCGACCCAAGGCCTGATCAACTACTTCCGCGGCCGTCACCGCGGCTGA
- the acs gene encoding acetate--CoA ligase, which translates to MFDIRDYPEALAVSQAATPSDADYRRLYRQSVDDPDTFWTEQAKRLDWIKPWSSVQQCDLKTGTARWFDGAQLNVSHNCIDRHLATRGEQTALLWEGDDPKDSKAISYRELHRQVCRLANALKARGVNKGDRVCIYMPMIPEAAYAMLACTRIGAIHSVVFGGFSPDALRDRILDADCRTVITADEGVRGGKRIPLKQNVDKALASCPAVSSVLVVKRTGGDVGWSEGRDLWYHEATAKADDDCPPEPMSAEDPLFILYTSGSTGKPKGVLHSTAGYLLQATMTFKLVFDYRDGEVFWCTADVGWVTGHSYIVYGPLANGAISLMFEGVPNYPDTSRFWRVVDKHQVNIFYTAPTALRALMREGSGPLQGTSRQSLRLLGSVGEPINPEAWEWYFEAVGQKRCPIVDTWWQTETGGIMLTPLPGTQRLKPGCATQPMFGVQPVLLDEKGKLIEGPGAGLLAIKASWPGQIRSVYGDHQRMVDTYFKPMPGYYFTGDGARRDADGDYWITGRIDDVINVSGHRIGTAEVESALVLHDSVAEAAVVGYPHDLKGQGVYAFVTPMNGIEPDDALKAELLALVSKEIGSFAKPELIQWAPALPKTRSGKIMRRILRKIACNELDNLGDTSTLADPSVVQGLIDKRLNQ; encoded by the coding sequence ATGTTCGATATCCGCGACTATCCCGAGGCATTGGCCGTCAGCCAGGCCGCTACACCCTCCGACGCCGACTACCGCCGCCTCTATCGCCAGTCGGTGGACGACCCCGACACCTTCTGGACCGAGCAGGCCAAGCGCCTGGACTGGATCAAGCCCTGGTCGAGCGTGCAGCAATGCGACCTGAAGACCGGCACGGCGCGCTGGTTCGACGGCGCCCAGCTGAATGTCAGCCATAACTGCATCGATCGCCACCTGGCCACCCGCGGCGAACAGACCGCCCTGCTCTGGGAGGGCGACGATCCCAAGGACAGCAAGGCCATCAGCTACCGCGAGCTGCACCGCCAGGTGTGCCGGCTGGCCAATGCCCTGAAAGCCCGGGGTGTGAACAAAGGCGACCGGGTGTGCATCTACATGCCGATGATCCCCGAGGCCGCCTACGCGATGCTCGCCTGCACCCGCATCGGCGCCATTCACTCGGTGGTGTTTGGCGGTTTCTCCCCCGATGCCCTGCGCGACCGCATCCTCGACGCCGATTGCCGTACCGTGATCACTGCCGACGAAGGGGTGCGCGGCGGCAAGCGCATACCGCTCAAGCAGAATGTCGACAAGGCGCTGGCCAGCTGCCCGGCCGTCAGCAGCGTGCTCGTGGTCAAGCGCACCGGCGGTGACGTCGGCTGGAGCGAAGGCCGTGACCTCTGGTACCACGAGGCAACGGCAAAGGCCGACGACGACTGTCCGCCCGAACCGATGAGCGCCGAGGACCCGCTGTTCATCCTCTACACCTCCGGCAGCACCGGCAAACCCAAGGGCGTGCTGCACAGCACCGCCGGCTACTTGCTGCAGGCCACGATGACCTTCAAGCTGGTATTCGATTACCGCGACGGCGAAGTGTTCTGGTGCACCGCCGACGTCGGCTGGGTCACCGGCCACAGCTATATCGTCTATGGCCCGCTGGCCAACGGCGCGATCTCGCTGATGTTCGAAGGCGTGCCCAACTACCCCGACACCTCGCGTTTCTGGCGAGTGGTGGACAAGCATCAGGTGAACATCTTCTACACCGCGCCCACCGCGTTGCGGGCCCTGATGCGTGAAGGCTCCGGCCCGCTGCAGGGCACATCGCGCCAGAGCCTGCGCCTGCTCGGCAGCGTCGGCGAGCCGATAAACCCGGAGGCCTGGGAATGGTACTTCGAGGCGGTCGGGCAGAAACGCTGCCCCATCGTCGACACCTGGTGGCAGACCGAGACCGGCGGCATCATGCTCACGCCCCTTCCCGGCACACAAAGGCTCAAGCCCGGTTGCGCCACCCAACCGATGTTCGGCGTGCAGCCGGTGCTGCTGGATGAAAAAGGCAAGCTCATCGAGGGGCCAGGCGCCGGCCTGCTGGCGATCAAGGCCAGCTGGCCCGGGCAGATCCGCAGCGTCTACGGCGATCACCAGCGCATGGTCGACACCTACTTCAAGCCCATGCCCGGCTATTACTTCACCGGCGACGGCGCCCGCCGCGACGCCGATGGCGACTACTGGATCACCGGGCGCATCGACGATGTGATCAATGTCTCCGGCCACCGTATCGGTACCGCCGAGGTAGAGAGCGCGCTGGTGCTGCACGACAGCGTCGCCGAAGCCGCGGTGGTCGGTTATCCCCATGACCTCAAGGGCCAGGGCGTCTATGCCTTCGTCACCCCCATGAACGGCATAGAACCGGATGATGCGCTCAAGGCCGAACTGCTGGCCCTGGTCAGCAAGGAAATCGGCAGCTTCGCCAAGCCCGAGCTGATCCAGTGGGCGCCCGCCCTGCCCAAGACCCGTTCGGGCAAGATCATGCGGCGCATCCTGCGCAAGATCGCCTGCAACGAACTGGACAACCTGGGGGATACATCCACCCTCGCCGACCCCAGCGTGGTCCAGGGGCTGATAGACAAACGTCTCAACCAGTAG
- a CDS encoding zinc-dependent alcohol dehydrogenase family protein — protein MKALILDSFGGTDAFAYRDVVKPVPQAGQVLVRVHATSINPLDYQVRRGDYPDLVPLPAITGHDVSGVVEAVGPGVTAFRPGDEVWYTPQIFDGAGSYAEYHVAAEGIVGLKPPSLSHLEAASLSLVGGTAWEALVVRAALRVGERILVHGGAGGVGHVAIQLAKAMGARVFTTVREANAEFVRQMGADVVIDYEHQDYVEVVLRETGGQGVDVVFDTIGGDTLARSPDVLAQLGRVVSIVDIAQPQNLIQAWGRNASYHFVFTRQHRGKLDELSALVERGQLKPHVGAVYTLAEVPLAHARLQSANNGLQGKIAIAVAPMADLASV, from the coding sequence ATGAAAGCGTTGATACTGGATTCCTTTGGCGGCACGGACGCATTCGCCTATCGCGATGTCGTCAAACCGGTGCCGCAGGCCGGACAGGTACTGGTCCGAGTGCATGCCACCTCCATCAACCCGCTGGATTACCAGGTCCGGCGTGGCGACTACCCCGACCTGGTGCCTCTCCCGGCCATTACCGGGCACGACGTGTCCGGCGTCGTCGAAGCCGTCGGGCCGGGTGTGACCGCGTTCAGGCCGGGCGACGAGGTTTGGTACACACCGCAGATCTTCGACGGGGCGGGCAGCTATGCCGAGTACCACGTCGCCGCCGAAGGCATTGTCGGCCTGAAGCCGCCTTCGCTAAGCCATCTGGAGGCGGCCAGCCTGAGCCTGGTAGGCGGTACGGCCTGGGAGGCCCTCGTGGTGCGCGCGGCACTCAGGGTGGGCGAGCGCATCCTGGTTCACGGCGGTGCCGGCGGTGTCGGCCACGTGGCGATCCAACTGGCCAAGGCCATGGGCGCCAGGGTGTTCACCACCGTGCGCGAGGCCAACGCCGAATTCGTGCGGCAAATGGGCGCGGACGTGGTCATCGATTATGAGCATCAGGATTATGTCGAGGTCGTCCTGCGGGAAACCGGGGGCCAAGGTGTCGACGTGGTCTTCGACACCATTGGTGGCGATACCCTGGCACGCAGCCCAGACGTCCTGGCGCAACTGGGGCGCGTGGTGTCGATCGTGGACATCGCGCAACCGCAGAACCTGATCCAGGCCTGGGGCCGCAACGCGAGTTACCACTTCGTCTTCACCCGGCAACACCGCGGCAAGCTCGACGAGTTGAGCGCGCTGGTCGAGCGCGGGCAACTGAAGCCACACGTGGGCGCCGTCTACACCCTCGCTGAGGTTCCCCTCGCCCATGCCCGGCTGCAAAGCGCCAACAATGGCCTGCAAGGGAAGATCGCCATTGCGGTCGCGCCCATGGCCGATCTCGCCAGCGTTTGA
- a CDS encoding polynucleotide adenylyltransferase PcnB produces the protein MLKKLFQSFRPPVRGQHHRRTTPEVINKSQHSLQRSQFSRHAVGIVERLQAAGYQAYLVGGCVRDLLLGITPKDFDVATSATPEQIRAEFRNARIIGRRFKLVHVHFGRDIIEVATFRAPHSDDDQSDSHRSSHNASGRILRDNVYGTLEEDAQRRDFTINALYYDPVSERILDYANGVHDIRNRLLRLIGDPTHRYQEDPVRMLRAVRFAAKLDFGIEKHTVQPIRELAPMLRDIPPARLFEESLKLFLNGQGAITFEMLVDLQLFEPLFPASSHALEERPSYTHSLISQALANTDLRVKQGKPVTPAFLFAALLWPALPSRVLYLQSQGVPPIPAMNGAAHDLIAEQCARIAIPKRFTLPIREIWDMQERLPRRSGKRADMLLDNPRFRAGYDFLLLRESAGEETDGLGQWWTDYQDANDSQRRDMIRELGNRDDAAGAGAGPRKRKRSGGKRKRDDEQAWD, from the coding sequence ATGCTGAAGAAGCTGTTCCAGTCGTTCCGCCCGCCCGTTCGTGGCCAGCACCACAGGCGCACCACGCCTGAAGTGATCAACAAGAGCCAGCACTCGCTGCAGCGCAGCCAGTTCAGCCGCCATGCCGTGGGCATTGTCGAGCGCCTGCAGGCGGCCGGTTACCAGGCCTATCTGGTCGGTGGCTGCGTGCGCGACCTGCTGCTGGGCATCACGCCCAAGGACTTCGACGTGGCCACCAGCGCCACCCCCGAGCAGATCCGCGCGGAGTTCCGCAACGCCCGTATCATCGGCCGGCGCTTCAAGCTGGTCCACGTGCATTTCGGCCGTGACATCATCGAGGTCGCCACCTTCCGCGCGCCCCACTCCGATGACGACCAGTCCGATAGCCACCGTTCGTCGCACAATGCCAGCGGTCGCATCCTGCGCGACAACGTGTACGGCACTTTGGAAGAAGACGCGCAACGCCGCGACTTCACCATCAACGCCCTGTACTACGACCCGGTCAGCGAGCGCATCCTCGACTACGCCAACGGTGTCCACGACATCCGTAACCGGCTGCTGCGCCTGATCGGCGATCCGACCCACCGTTACCAGGAAGATCCGGTACGCATGCTGCGCGCCGTGCGCTTCGCCGCCAAGCTGGACTTCGGCATCGAGAAGCACACCGTGCAGCCGATCCGCGAGCTGGCGCCGATGCTGCGCGACATCCCACCCGCGCGCCTGTTCGAGGAAAGCCTCAAGCTGTTCCTCAACGGCCAGGGGGCGATCACCTTCGAGATGCTGGTCGACCTGCAACTGTTCGAGCCATTGTTCCCGGCCAGCAGCCATGCCTTGGAAGAACGTCCGAGCTACACCCACAGCTTGATCAGCCAGGCATTGGCCAACACCGACCTGCGCGTCAAGCAGGGCAAGCCGGTGACACCCGCCTTCCTGTTCGCCGCGCTGCTCTGGCCAGCCCTGCCAAGCCGCGTACTGTACCTGCAGAGCCAAGGCGTGCCGCCGATCCCGGCCATGAACGGCGCGGCCCACGACCTGATCGCCGAACAGTGCGCACGCATCGCCATTCCCAAGCGCTTCACCCTGCCGATCCGCGAGATCTGGGACATGCAGGAGCGCCTGCCAAGGCGCAGCGGCAAGCGCGCCGACATGCTGCTCGACAACCCGCGGTTCCGCGCTGGCTACGACTTCCTGCTGCTGCGTGAAAGCGCCGGCGAGGAAACCGACGGGTTGGGCCAATGGTGGACCGACTACCAGGACGCCAACGACAGCCAGCGCCGCGACATGATCCGCGAACTGGGCAACCGTGACGACGCTGCTGGCGCCGGTGCCGGCCCACGCAAGCGCAAGCGCAGTGGCGGCAAGCGCAAGCGTGACGACGAGCAGGCGTGGGACTGA
- a CDS encoding oxygenase MpaB family protein, with product MEALRRRIETQVMSLTGLALGQLDLESPKGDPGLFGPQSISWQVHGDFPSMLVGGISALMLQLLHPLALAGVWDHSNFRQDLLGRLRRTSQFISGTTFGSTRDAEWLIDKVRTIHLKVVGTAADGRPYAASDPDLLTWVHVAEVSSFLAAHLRYRNPDLPRSAQDAYYNEIALIAERLGARDVPRSCAEVDAYLQRMRPQLQCDARSLEVVDILLKAPAPSRLAEPVGKLMLKAGIDLLPDWASAMLGLHQGAVERRMIRLGLSNTAPVLRWAMRNGSAQRARRRMGVE from the coding sequence ATGGAAGCCTTGCGTCGCCGCATCGAAACCCAAGTCATGAGCCTCACCGGGCTGGCCCTAGGCCAGCTCGACCTGGAGTCGCCCAAGGGCGATCCCGGCCTGTTTGGCCCACAGAGCATCAGCTGGCAGGTGCATGGCGACTTTCCCAGCATGCTGGTGGGCGGCATCAGCGCGCTGATGCTGCAACTGCTGCATCCGCTGGCCCTGGCCGGGGTCTGGGACCATTCGAACTTTCGTCAGGACCTGCTCGGCCGCCTGCGGCGCACCAGCCAGTTCATCTCCGGCACCACCTTCGGTTCGACCCGTGATGCCGAGTGGCTGATCGACAAGGTCCGCACCATCCACCTCAAGGTGGTCGGCACCGCCGCCGATGGCCGCCCCTACGCCGCCAGCGACCCCGACCTGCTGACCTGGGTGCATGTGGCTGAAGTCAGCAGCTTCCTCGCCGCCCACCTGCGCTACCGCAATCCTGATCTGCCGCGTAGCGCGCAGGACGCCTACTACAACGAGATCGCCCTGATCGCCGAACGCCTGGGCGCGCGCGACGTGCCCCGCTCCTGTGCCGAGGTGGATGCCTACCTGCAGCGCATGCGCCCGCAGTTGCAGTGCGATGCGCGCAGCCTCGAGGTGGTCGATATCCTGCTCAAGGCCCCGGCCCCCAGCCGTCTGGCCGAACCAGTAGGCAAGCTGATGCTCAAGGCCGGCATCGACCTGCTGCCGGACTGGGCCAGCGCAATGCTGGGCCTGCACCAGGGCGCGGTCGAGCGGCGCATGATCCGCCTGGGCCTGAGCAATACCGCGCCAGTGCTGCGCTGGGCCATGCGCAATGGCTCGGCGCAGCGCGCCAGGCGGCGCATGGGCGTCGAATGA
- a CDS encoding antibiotic biosynthesis monooxygenase, with translation MIYEIALLPVRPTHVDDFRHAFAEVAPLLSRAKGHVSHMLAQGVESPHQFNLIVQWQTLEDHAPGFEASEDHQVFMARLTPYFSEEPTVYHVQGGAFETNAPTSPGSARLDDNCPTS, from the coding sequence ATGATCTACGAAATCGCCCTGCTTCCCGTACGCCCAACCCACGTCGACGACTTCCGGCACGCGTTCGCCGAGGTCGCCCCTTTGCTCAGCCGAGCCAAGGGTCACGTCAGCCATATGCTCGCGCAAGGGGTCGAGAGCCCCCATCAATTCAACCTGATCGTGCAATGGCAAACACTCGAGGACCATGCGCCGGGTTTCGAGGCCAGTGAAGACCACCAGGTCTTCATGGCCCGGCTGACACCATATTTTTCCGAGGAGCCTACGGTTTATCATGTGCAGGGCGGCGCGTTCGAAACGAATGCGCCCACCAGCCCGGGCAGTGCCCGACTGGACGACAATTGCCCAACCTCATAG
- the panB gene encoding 3-methyl-2-oxobutanoate hydroxymethyltransferase, whose protein sequence is MPEVTLTTLHGLKAKGEKITMLTCYDATFAKAASQAGVEVLLVGDSLGMVLQGHDSTLPVTNRDMAYHTACVKRGNDGALILADLPFMAHATPEQAFANAAELMRAGAHMLKIEGAAWLGETIRLLAERGVPVCAHMGLTPQTVNVLGGYKVQGRQEAQARQMRADAIALEQSGAAMLLLECVPSELAAEISQAVSIPVIGIGAGNATDGQVLVLHDMLGLSLSGRVPKFVKNFMAGQPDIQSALAAYVRAVKEVSFPGSEHGFSA, encoded by the coding sequence ATGCCTGAAGTAACCCTGACCACCCTGCACGGCCTGAAGGCCAAGGGTGAAAAAATCACCATGCTGACCTGCTACGACGCGACCTTCGCCAAGGCAGCCAGCCAGGCCGGCGTGGAAGTGCTGCTGGTGGGCGACTCCCTGGGCATGGTCCTGCAGGGCCATGACAGCACCCTGCCCGTCACCAACCGTGACATGGCCTACCACACCGCCTGCGTTAAACGCGGCAACGATGGGGCGTTGATTCTCGCCGACCTGCCGTTCATGGCCCACGCCACACCCGAGCAGGCTTTCGCCAACGCCGCCGAACTGATGCGCGCTGGCGCCCACATGCTCAAGATCGAAGGCGCCGCCTGGCTGGGCGAGACCATCCGCCTGCTGGCCGAACGCGGCGTGCCGGTTTGCGCGCACATGGGCCTGACCCCGCAGACGGTCAACGTGCTGGGCGGCTACAAGGTCCAGGGGCGCCAGGAAGCCCAGGCACGGCAGATGCGCGCCGACGCCATCGCCCTGGAACAGTCCGGCGCGGCCATGCTGTTGCTCGAGTGCGTACCCAGCGAGCTGGCCGCGGAAATCTCCCAGGCCGTGAGCATTCCGGTGATCGGCATCGGTGCCGGCAATGCCACTGATGGCCAGGTGCTGGTGCTGCACGACATGCTCGGGCTGTCGCTGAGCGGCCGCGTGCCGAAGTTCGTGAAGAACTTCATGGCTGGCCAGCCGGACATCCAGAGTGCCCTGGCCGCCTATGTCCGCGCGGTCAAGGAAGTCAGCTTCCCCGGCAGCGAACATGGGTTCAGCGCATGA
- the panC gene encoding pantoate--beta-alanine ligase codes for MNTVKTVRELRAAVARARGEGKRIAFVPTMGNLHSGHAALVTKAAQRADFVVASIFVNPLQFGAGEDLDKYPRTLAADQEKLLQAGCHLLFAPTVEEMYPDGMTVQTRVSVPQLSEGLCGASRPGHFEGVATVVSKLFNMVQPDLAVFGEKDFQQLAVIRAMVRDLNMPIQIIGEPTVRAEDGLALSSRNGYLTPEQRAAAPALYRVLSSMAEALRRGQRDYAALIAEGQAQLEAAGLRKDYLEVRHAVTLRPAQVDDRDLVVIAAAYLGNTRLIDNLYLHLEEQTA; via the coding sequence ATGAATACCGTCAAGACCGTCCGTGAGCTGCGCGCCGCCGTGGCCCGCGCCCGTGGCGAGGGCAAGCGCATCGCCTTCGTGCCGACCATGGGCAACCTGCACAGCGGCCACGCCGCCCTGGTGACCAAGGCCGCCCAGCGCGCCGACTTCGTGGTCGCCAGCATCTTCGTCAACCCGTTGCAGTTCGGCGCCGGCGAAGACCTGGACAAGTACCCGCGCACCCTCGCCGCCGATCAGGAGAAACTGCTCCAGGCCGGCTGCCACCTGCTGTTCGCCCCTACCGTCGAGGAGATGTACCCCGACGGCATGACCGTGCAGACCCGCGTCAGCGTGCCGCAACTGTCCGAAGGGCTGTGCGGCGCCAGCCGTCCTGGCCACTTCGAAGGCGTGGCGACCGTGGTCAGCAAGCTGTTCAACATGGTCCAGCCGGACCTGGCCGTGTTCGGCGAGAAGGATTTCCAGCAACTGGCGGTGATCCGTGCCATGGTCCGCGACTTGAACATGCCGATCCAGATCATCGGCGAGCCGACCGTACGCGCCGAGGATGGCCTGGCGCTGTCGTCGCGCAATGGCTACCTGACGCCGGAACAGCGTGCCGCCGCGCCGGCGCTATACCGAGTGCTGAGCAGCATGGCCGAGGCCCTGCGCCGTGGCCAGCGCGACTACGCGGCGCTGATCGCCGAGGGCCAGGCGCAACTCGAAGCCGCTGGATTGCGTAAGGATTACCTGGAGGTACGCCACGCCGTCACCCTGCGCCCGGCGCAGGTCGATGACCGTGACCTGGTGGTGATCGCCGCAGCTTACCTGGGCAACACCCGGCTGATCGACAATCTCTATCTGCACCTCGAAGAGCAGACCGCCTGA